A DNA window from Amycolatopsis sp. DSM 110486 contains the following coding sequences:
- a CDS encoding SDR family NAD(P)-dependent oxidoreductase: protein MIAGGHTVYIGARDATRGREAADQLGAKFLQLDVTDDESVAAAAGRLTELDVLVNCAGAFEGMLKPEDATVGHMREIFDVNVFGVVRTIHAFLPVLRRSDAPVIVNVSSGLGSFGTVNNPERHESRFPLPAYASSKAAVGMLTVQYAKGLPGIRVNAVDPGFTATEMHGMSGDGIQTAEEGTDAIVRLASIGANGPTGTFSDRHGELPW, encoded by the coding sequence TTGATCGCCGGCGGGCACACTGTCTACATCGGAGCGCGGGACGCTACGCGGGGCCGCGAGGCCGCGGATCAGCTCGGGGCGAAGTTCCTGCAGCTCGATGTGACCGACGACGAGTCCGTTGCCGCGGCGGCCGGCCGGTTGACCGAGTTGGACGTGCTCGTGAACTGTGCGGGCGCGTTCGAGGGCATGCTCAAGCCCGAAGACGCGACGGTGGGGCACATGCGGGAGATCTTCGACGTCAACGTGTTCGGTGTGGTCCGGACGATCCACGCGTTCCTGCCGGTGCTACGACGGTCCGACGCGCCGGTGATCGTGAACGTGAGCAGCGGCCTGGGGTCGTTCGGGACGGTGAACAACCCCGAGCGGCACGAGTCGCGGTTTCCGTTGCCGGCGTACGCGTCGTCGAAGGCGGCGGTGGGGATGCTGACCGTGCAGTACGCCAAGGGGCTGCCGGGGATCCGCGTGAACGCGGTGGATCCCGGGTTCACCGCGACCGAGATGCACGGCATGAGCGGCGACGGGATCCAGACCGCCGAGGAGGGCACCGACGCGATCGTGCGCCTGGCGAGCATCGGCGCGAACGGTCCTACCGGCACGTTTTCCGACCGCCACGGCGAGCTGCCGTGGTGA